The window CCTCGGGGCGATGGATATCGTCGGTGCGTCCCCATCAGTAGGCTGAATACCAAGTAATACTAGGTTGCACGCGAGGGTGCATTCTACTTGCACAATCCTCCTTTCCTCCGCCCAGcagtaccttggtaggtacaagtacctacggcgtacagtaattacaccgcaattactccgtactacctaCTGAGTAAAGCAAGTaggcaagtacctacctagtactattacctagtagtactccgtactctatACTTTAGTAGACAACTAATAATACAGCGTTACCTActacacctaagtacagcactccgcagTTGACTGACTACTAATAcctaatatatataatacctaatacagcaagtactccgtgctaggTTCTAccagtaggtacctggtattTGCACCTATAGTAAGAACTTACTGTATGCTGTACTAGGTATTCGTAGTTGTAGGTGCGAGCGGTACTCTTTCGCACGTctactattaattactccgtacatctagtactaggtaaggtactaggtaattacctactgTAGCATTATTGCTTAGCAGGTTGCATTAtaaccaagtacggagtacttcgtaccgAGGTACTATTGCCTGCTcatatacatgcaagtatgcgCGAGGGCAAACCACTGCAGCTACAGAGTACTACGTGTAGGTATCGTTACTacctactactccgtaccatagtacttaagtaggtagtaCATGATATTAGGTGCCTAGGCATGTAATGCGCTCCAAACGACAGCGTGGTACATACCAAGGCACCCGTCGAGCATCGTCATCACCTCACCTCACGCAGAACCCATCGTCGCTTGCTTGCCTgtggccatcatcatccttGTGCTTCTCATTATCGTAACTTGGCCAGCCTGATGCCGCGCGCGTGCCCACCTCTTCGTCCCCCGTCTAGTTCGCAAATATCTTCAACGTCTTGTCGACGCTGCCCGTGGCAATCACGCACCGGATCGACTcagccgtcgcctcgccctcggcctggtccgcgccgccgccgttgaccTCCCTGGATATGCTCGGCGCCCATCGCATGCAGGTGATGAAGTGCCCGTGCGCCCCGTCGAGGACCTTGACGCACTTGCCGTCCTGGCTCAGGTCCCAGCACCGGAGGGacttgtcgtcggcgacggacagCAGGTGCTTGCCGCCCGGGTGGAAGACGAGGGACGTGATCCAGTTGTCGTGTCCGACGAGCGTCTTGATGCAGGTGCCCCTCGCGTCCCACAGCCGGATCGTCTTGTCCCGCGACCCCGTCGCCATGAACtcggccgtgctcgtcgccggcggcgccttgGTCAGGCCCGCGAGCCGGGCGAGGTGCTTgtacgaggccggcggcgcaaaGGCGCCGCAGCGCACCAGGTTTTCGTGCCCCGTCATGACCACCTTGCCCTCGGGGTTCGGCGTGGAAACGTCCCAGAGCCGGGCGGTGTggtcggcggccgtcgagaggaCAAActggccgtcgagcgaggGGCACACGTCCCGCACCCAGCCCGAGTGCCCCTTGAGGGCCTTGAGGCAGTagcccgtcgtcgcgtcCCATATCCTCAACGTCTTGTCGCCGCTCGCGCTGACCAGGAGGTTGCCCGACTGcgcgcccgaggccgaggggaggAAGCGCACGGCGCTCACGCTGTGGTCGTGGCCCTGCAGCGTCCGTATGTTCTTGTACTGGTCGGCGGGGTCCCAGATCTTGATGGAGAGGTCGGAGCTGCAGGAGGCGAGCAGGGTGGCGCCGCGCGGCCCGCCGTAGTCGACGCCCAGCACCGCGCGCGTGTGGCCCTTGATGGtctgctcgagctcgccgagctcccAGTCCCAGATCTTGATGGTGCAGTCGTCGGATCCcgaggcgatggaggagaaGCGGGGATGGAACGCGATGCACGTTATCGTGTCCCGGTGCGACTCGAGCGTGTGCCGCGAAGGCAACCGCGGGAGCCACGAGGCCGGATCTTGGTTCCGCCGAGCGAGCGACGTCGGTGTGGCGTTGTCAAGTTCGGATTGCAACGAGCCGTTGCGGGACTCGAGGTCCATGATCTGCcccgagcgagcgagcgagcgtcAGCCGAAGCGGTCCCAGTCCCCCCGTCGGTCGCGGGACCTCGCCAGGCCCTACCTTTTTTTGCAGCCGGACGATGCTCGTCCATTTCTTCTCCAGCAGGGACTCGTACtttttcgtcgtcgccgcgtcaaagacgtcctcgccgagggacGCTTCCTGccgcagcgccgccgccgcgttcGGGAGGTTGTTGGCGACGAGGTAGGCGATGATGGACTTGTTCCTGGAGGCAAACGAGGCCGTCAgctcccgacgacgacgcgacccGCCACTGCGAATACCCacagctcctcggcctgccGGCTCGGCAACGTTCGGCTCatcgtgacggcggcgagcgcaaGACGGACCTTGGCTCCCGCGAGTGGACGTGGCGAGCGCGCAATGGATCGGGGGTAGCTTCGAGGGGGGGTTCAGCGTCGTGCTGGGAGCTCGTCCGGCTTGGCCAGCGTGTCCGGCAGGGGTGGAGGGTACCCCGAGCGCTTCCG of the Drechmeria coniospora strain ARSEF 6962 chromosome 01, whole genome shotgun sequence genome contains:
- a CDS encoding Nuclear distribution protein pac-1a: MSRTLPSRQAEELNKSIIAYLVANNLPNAAAALRQEASLGEDVFDAATTKKYESLLEKKWTSIVRLQKKIMDLESRNGSLQSELDNATPTSLARRNQDPASWLPRLPSRHTLESHRDTITCIAFHPRFSSIASGSDDCTIKIWDWELGELEQTIKGHTRAVLGVDYGGPRGATLLASCSSDLSIKIWDPADQYKNIRTLQGHDHSVSAVRFLPSASGAQSGNLLVSASGDKTLRIWDATTGYCLKALKGHSGWVRDVCPSLDGQFVLSTAADHTARLWDVSTPNPEGKVVMTGHENLVRCGAFAPPASYKHLARLAGLTKAPPATSTAEFMATGSRDKTIRLWDARGTCIKTLVGHDNWITSLVFHPGGKHLLSVADDKSLRCWDLSQDGKCVKVLDGAHGHFITCMRWAPSISREVNGGGADQAEGEATAESIRCVIATGSVDKTLKIFAN